In the Bradyrhizobium guangzhouense genome, one interval contains:
- the gap gene encoding type I glyceraldehyde-3-phosphate dehydrogenase, producing MAVRVGINGFGRIGRNVLRAIAESGRKDIEVVGINDLGPVETNAHLLRYDSVHGRFPGTVTVEGDSISLGANKIKVTAERDPSKLPWKDLGVDIALECTGIFTSKDKASAHLTAGAKRVLVSAPADGADATIVFGVNHETLTRDHLVVSNGSCTTNCLAPVAKVLNDLVGIETGFMTTIHAYTGDQPTLDTLHKDLYRGRAAAMSMIPTSTGAAKAIGLVLPELKGKLDGVAIRVPTPNVSVVDLKIVAKRATDAKEINAAMKRASEQQLKGVLGYTNAPNVSIDFNHDPHSSTFHEDQTKVQNGTLVRVMSWYDNEWGFSNRMADTAVAMSKVI from the coding sequence ATGGCAGTCCGCGTTGGAATTAACGGTTTTGGTCGCATCGGCCGCAACGTCCTGCGGGCTATCGCCGAGTCCGGCCGCAAGGACATCGAGGTCGTCGGCATCAACGATCTCGGCCCGGTCGAAACCAATGCTCATCTCCTCCGTTACGACAGCGTCCATGGCCGCTTCCCCGGCACCGTGACCGTCGAGGGTGACTCGATCAGCCTCGGGGCCAACAAGATCAAGGTGACCGCCGAGCGCGATCCCTCGAAACTGCCCTGGAAGGATCTCGGCGTCGACATCGCGCTGGAATGCACCGGCATCTTCACCTCGAAGGACAAGGCGTCCGCGCATCTCACCGCCGGTGCCAAGCGCGTGCTGGTCTCCGCGCCCGCCGATGGTGCCGACGCCACCATCGTGTTCGGCGTCAACCACGAGACGCTGACCAGGGATCATCTGGTCGTCTCCAACGGCAGCTGCACCACCAACTGCCTGGCGCCGGTCGCCAAGGTGCTGAACGATCTGGTCGGCATCGAGACCGGCTTCATGACCACGATCCACGCCTATACCGGCGACCAGCCGACGCTGGACACGCTGCACAAGGATCTCTATCGCGGCCGCGCGGCGGCGATGTCGATGATCCCGACCTCGACCGGCGCCGCCAAGGCGATCGGCCTCGTGCTGCCCGAACTGAAGGGCAAGCTCGACGGCGTCGCGATCCGCGTGCCGACCCCGAACGTGTCGGTCGTCGATCTCAAGATCGTCGCCAAGCGCGCAACCGACGCCAAGGAGATCAACGCGGCGATGAAGCGCGCCAGCGAGCAGCAGCTCAAGGGCGTGCTCGGCTACACCAATGCGCCGAACGTCTCGATCGACTTCAACCACGACCCGCACTCCTCCACTTTCCACGAGGACCAGACCAAGGTGCAGAACGGCACGCTGGTGCGTGTGATGTCCTGGTACGACAACGAGTGGGGCTTCTCGAACCGCATGGCCGACACCGCCGTTGCGATGAGCAAGGTGATCTAA
- the tkt gene encoding transketolase, producing MTQVDHNRMANAIRGLSMDAVEKAKSGHPGLPMGAADIATVLFTQFLKFDIAATEWPDRDRFVLSAGHGSMLLYSLLHLLGSPEMTIDQLKNFRQLGSLTPGHPEHGHTKGIETTTGPLGQGISTAVGMALAEKMLAAEFGKKIVDHHTYVLASDGDLMEGVSQEAIAMAGHWKLGKLIVLYDDNGISIDGPTSIADSVDQVKRFKSAGWAAEKIDGHDQAAISAAITRAQKSNKPTLIACRTTIGFGAPHKAGTAKAHGEALGADELKAAKENLGISLEPFSVPDDVLKAWRAAGSRGAAARQEWETRLGELGSRKRAEFERRLRHERPAALAKAVRAYKKELLEKPMNAATRKSSEAVIEVIAGAMPMEFLAGSADLTGSNNNKAKSATAFSAKTPKGRFIHYGIREHGMCAAMNGIFLHGGFAPNGATFLVFTDYARPAMRLAALMGTGVVYVMTHDSIGLGEDGPTHQPVEHLSALRAIPNMRVFRPCDAIEVAECWELALNRVDGPTVLALTRQNLPQLRTSAPNESPCAAGAYELVAAQGEAKATLFASGSEVEIAVAAQKQLAERGIPTRVVSVPSLELLLAQPKERRDAIIGNAPVKVAIEAAVRWGWDAVIGQDGEFVGMHSFGASAPLNKIFQHFGITAEAAVNAVVKRVS from the coding sequence ATGACGCAGGTCGATCACAACCGCATGGCCAACGCGATCCGCGGCCTCTCGATGGACGCTGTCGAGAAAGCGAAATCGGGCCATCCCGGCCTGCCGATGGGCGCCGCCGACATCGCCACGGTGCTGTTCACGCAATTCCTGAAATTCGACATCGCCGCCACCGAATGGCCGGATCGCGACCGTTTCGTGCTGTCGGCCGGCCACGGCTCGATGCTGCTCTATTCGCTGCTCCATCTCCTCGGCAGCCCGGAGATGACGATCGACCAGCTCAAGAATTTCCGACAGCTGGGGTCCCTGACGCCCGGACATCCCGAGCACGGCCACACCAAGGGCATCGAGACCACCACCGGTCCGCTCGGCCAGGGCATCTCGACCGCGGTCGGCATGGCGCTCGCCGAAAAGATGCTCGCCGCCGAGTTCGGCAAGAAGATCGTCGACCACCACACCTATGTGCTCGCCTCCGACGGCGATCTGATGGAAGGCGTGTCGCAGGAAGCGATCGCGATGGCCGGCCACTGGAAGCTCGGCAAGCTGATCGTGCTCTATGACGACAACGGCATCTCGATCGACGGCCCGACCTCGATCGCCGACTCGGTCGACCAGGTGAAGCGCTTCAAGTCCGCCGGCTGGGCCGCCGAGAAGATCGACGGCCACGACCAGGCCGCGATATCGGCTGCGATCACCCGCGCGCAAAAATCCAACAAGCCGACGCTGATCGCCTGCCGCACCACCATCGGCTTCGGCGCGCCGCACAAGGCCGGCACCGCGAAGGCGCATGGCGAAGCGCTCGGCGCCGACGAGCTCAAGGCCGCCAAGGAAAATCTCGGCATCTCGCTCGAGCCGTTCTCGGTGCCCGATGACGTGCTGAAGGCCTGGCGCGCGGCAGGCAGCCGCGGCGCCGCGGCTCGCCAGGAATGGGAGACGCGGCTCGGCGAGCTCGGCAGCCGCAAGCGCGCCGAGTTCGAGCGCCGCCTGCGCCATGAGCGTCCGGCTGCGCTGGCGAAAGCCGTGCGCGCCTACAAGAAGGAGCTGCTGGAAAAGCCGATGAATGCGGCGACCCGCAAATCGTCGGAAGCGGTCATCGAAGTCATCGCCGGCGCGATGCCGATGGAATTCCTCGCAGGCTCGGCCGACCTCACCGGCTCCAACAACAACAAGGCGAAGTCGGCGACCGCGTTCTCCGCCAAGACGCCGAAGGGCCGCTTCATCCATTACGGCATCCGCGAGCACGGCATGTGTGCGGCGATGAACGGCATCTTCCTGCACGGCGGCTTTGCGCCGAACGGCGCGACCTTCCTGGTGTTCACCGACTACGCGCGTCCGGCGATGCGCCTCGCCGCATTGATGGGCACCGGGGTCGTCTACGTGATGACGCACGATTCCATCGGCCTCGGCGAAGACGGCCCGACCCATCAGCCGGTCGAGCATCTCTCAGCGCTTCGCGCCATTCCGAACATGCGCGTGTTTCGTCCCTGCGATGCGATCGAGGTCGCCGAGTGCTGGGAGCTTGCGCTGAACCGCGTGGACGGTCCGACCGTGCTGGCGCTGACGCGGCAGAACCTGCCGCAGCTGCGCACGTCGGCGCCGAACGAGAGCCCCTGCGCGGCCGGCGCCTACGAGCTGGTCGCCGCCCAGGGCGAAGCCAAGGCGACGCTGTTCGCCTCCGGTTCCGAAGTCGAGATCGCGGTGGCTGCCCAGAAGCAGCTCGCCGAACGTGGCATTCCGACGCGGGTGGTCTCGGTGCCCTCGCTCGAGCTCTTGCTAGCGCAACCAAAGGAACGGCGCGACGCGATCATCGGCAACGCGCCGGTGAAGGTCGCGATCGAAGCCGCCGTGCGCTGGGGCTGGGACGCCGTGATCGGCCAGGATGGTGAATTCGTGGGCATGCATTCCTTCGGCGCCAGCGCCCCTCTCAACAAGATCTTCCAGCACTTCGGCATTACCGCCGAGGCCGCGGTTAACGCTGTGGTGAAGCGCGTTTCCTGA